One segment of Setaria viridis chromosome 4, Setaria_viridis_v4.0, whole genome shotgun sequence DNA contains the following:
- the LOC117851268 gene encoding autophagy-related protein 101 isoform X1, whose product MNCETCQLKELELEPTEIRDVLRCILHTIFFHRTLSLVRPKDVDCDFLEITYVQCGLPELEKEVDEKIDQFITWVEKHPNRRSQVCLSFFDEKSKNPGWFVNKTERIYWEQWFINLHVMSSKRYIKSNSSKRLANIGGNDLEETSSRRAALESSLNEVLFQIINFANEKKDHIPAIPDRIFNHEIMIPSSSDSVFGWNTDVIRRVLNSGHPCSL is encoded by the exons ATGAACTGCGAAACCTGTCAGCTGAAGGAGCTG GAGCTGGAGCCAACGGAGATCAGGGATGTGTTGCGAT GCATTTTGCATACCATATTCTTCCATAGAACTCTCAGCCTCGTTCGCCCCAAAGATGTTGACTGTGATTTCCTTGAGATTACTTAC GTACAATGTGGTCTACCAGAGCTAGAAAAGGAAGTAGATGAAAAGATAGACCAGTTTATTACTTGGGTGGAGAAGCACCCAAATCGCAGAAGCCAG GTTTGCCTGTCCTTTTTTGATGAGAAGAGCAAAAACCCAGGTTGGTTTGTCAACAAAACAGAGCGCATTTATTGGGAACAATGGTTCATCAATTTGCATGTCATGAGCTCAAAAAGATACATCAAATCAAACAGCTCCAAACGGCTTGCAAACATTGGAG GGAATGACTTGGAAGAGACCAGCTCAAGACGTGCTGCACTGGAGTCGTCGCTTAACGAAGTGCTATTCCAGATCATAAACTTCGCCAATGAGAAAAAGGACCACATTCCTGCCATCCCTGACAGAATTTTCAATCACGAGATCATGATCCCAAG CTCCTCGGATTCTGTATTTGGATGGAACACCGACGTCATTCGCAGAGTGCTGAATAGTGGACACCCGTGTTCACTTTAG
- the LOC117851268 gene encoding autophagy-related protein 101 isoform X2, whose amino-acid sequence MNCETCQLKELELEPTEIRDVLRCILHTIFFHRTLSLVRPKDVDCDFLEITYVQCGLPELEKEVDEKIDQFITWVEKHPNRRSQVCLSFFDEKSKNPGWFVNKTERIYWEQWFINLHVMSSKRYIKSNSSKRLANIGGNDLEETSSRRAALESSLNEVLFQIINFANEKKDHIPAIPDRIFNHEIMIPR is encoded by the exons ATGAACTGCGAAACCTGTCAGCTGAAGGAGCTG GAGCTGGAGCCAACGGAGATCAGGGATGTGTTGCGAT GCATTTTGCATACCATATTCTTCCATAGAACTCTCAGCCTCGTTCGCCCCAAAGATGTTGACTGTGATTTCCTTGAGATTACTTAC GTACAATGTGGTCTACCAGAGCTAGAAAAGGAAGTAGATGAAAAGATAGACCAGTTTATTACTTGGGTGGAGAAGCACCCAAATCGCAGAAGCCAG GTTTGCCTGTCCTTTTTTGATGAGAAGAGCAAAAACCCAGGTTGGTTTGTCAACAAAACAGAGCGCATTTATTGGGAACAATGGTTCATCAATTTGCATGTCATGAGCTCAAAAAGATACATCAAATCAAACAGCTCCAAACGGCTTGCAAACATTGGAG GGAATGACTTGGAAGAGACCAGCTCAAGACGTGCTGCACTGGAGTCGTCGCTTAACGAAGTGCTATTCCAGATCATAAACTTCGCCAATGAGAAAAAGGACCACATTCCTGCCATCCCTGACAGAATTTTCAATCACGAGATCATGATCCCAAG GTGA